One Natator depressus isolate rNatDep1 chromosome 13, rNatDep2.hap1, whole genome shotgun sequence genomic region harbors:
- the MMP9 gene encoding matrix metalloproteinase-9 isoform X2, with amino-acid sequence MSLGKALRRMQKQLGLEETGELDANTLDAMRAPRCGVPDVGSFLTFEGDLKWDHNDLTYRVLNYSPDLDASVIDDAFARAFKVWSDVTPLTFTRLQSGEADIMIQFGVQEHGDGYPFDGKDGLLAHAFPPGKGVQGDAHFDDDEFWTLGTGIVVKTSYGNANGAACHFPFTFEGQSYSTCTSEGRSDGLPWCATTPSYDRDKVYGFCPSEFLYTYDGNSDGAKCVFPFLFEGKSYDACTTAGRSDGYRWCATTASFDQDKKYGFCPNRDTAVIGGNSQGDPCVFPFTFLGQTYSACTSEGRQDGKLWCSTTSDYDTDHKWGFCPDQGYSLFLVAAHEFGHSLGLDHSSVREALMYPMYSYIKDFHLHPDDVSGIQFLYGRGSGPKPPAPTTRAPDVPDQTTRQAEDTTTTAEPDDSPWPTEPSPVDPSNDACKVNSFDAITEINGELHFFKSGNYWKSSVSRKRAIQGPFRIKATWPALPAPIDAAFQDVLTKKLFFFSGRRFWVYTGSSVVGPRGIEKLGISKEAERISGALQRGRGKVLLFSGEKYWRLDVKVQKVDKGYPRLTDDTFAGVPLNAHNVFLYQGKYHFCQDRFYWRMTPRYQVEQVGYVKYDILNCPEQ; translated from the exons ATGTCCCTGGGCAAGGCGCTCAGGAGGATGCAGaaacagctggggctggaggagacgGGGGAGCTGGATGCCAACACGTTGGATGCCATGCGGGCACCTCGCTGCGGTGTCCCCGATGTGGGCAGCTTCCTCACCTTCGAAGGAGACCTCAAGTGGGATCACAATGACCTCACTTACCG GGTTCTGAACTACTCCCCAGACCTGGACGCCTCTGTGATAGACGATGCCTTTGCGCGAGCCTTCAAGGTGTGGAGTGACGTGACCCCGCTCACCTTCACCCGGCTGCAGAGCGGCGAGGCTGACATCATGATCCAGTTTGGCGTCCAGG AGCACGGAGACGGGTATCCGTTTGACGGGAAGGACGGACTTCTGGCCCACGCTTTCCCCCCTGGCAAAGGGGTTCAGGGAGATGCCCACTTCGACGATGACGAGTTCTGGACGCTGGGAACAGGGATAG tgGTAAAAACCAGCTACGGGAATGCCAACGGGGCCGCCTGCCACTTCCCCTTCACCTTCGAAGGACAGTCCTACTCCACCTGCACCTCGGAGGGGCGCTCCGACGGGCTGCCCTGGTGCGCCACCACCCCCAGCTACGACAGGGACAAGGTCTACGGCTTCTGCCCCAGCGAGT TTCTCTACACCTACGACGGCAACAGCGACGGGGCCAAGTGCGTCTTCCCCTTCCTCTTCGAGGGGAAGTCCTATGACGCCTGCACCACCGCTGGGCGCTCTGATGGCTACCGCTGGTGCGCCACCACCGCCAGCTTCGACCAGGACAAGAAATACGGGTTCTGCCCCAACAGAG ACACAGCTGTGATTGGCGGGAACTCCCAGGGTGACCCATGCGTGTTCCCGTTCACCTTCCTGGGCCAGACCTACAGTGCGTGCACCAGCGAGGGGCGGCAGGACGGGAAGCTCTGGTGTTCCACCACCAGCGACTACGACACCGACCACAAGTGGGGCTTCTGTCCCGACCAAG GTTACAGCCTCTTCCTGGTTGCTGCCCATGAGTTCGGCCATTCTCTGGGCCTGGACCACTCGAGTGTCCGCGAGGCCTTGATGTACCCCATGTACAGCTACATCAAGGACTTCCACCTGCACCCAGACGATGTCAGCGGCATCCAATTCCTCTACG GCCGCGGCTCTGGTCCCAAGCCCCCAGCACCAACGACGCGGGCGCCAGACGTCCCTGACCAGACAACCAGACAAGCCGAGGACACCACAACCACGGCCGAGCCTGACGACTCCCCCTGGCCAACTGAGCCCAGCCCCGTGGACCCCAGCAACGATGCCTGCAAAGTGAATTCCTTCGACGCCATCACTGAGATCAATGGGGAGCTGCATTTCTTCAAGAGCGG GAATTACTGGAAAAGCTCTGTGTCCCGGAAGAGGGCGATTCAGGGCCCATTCCGGATCAAGGCCACGTGGCCAGCCCTTCCGGCCCCGATCGACGCTGCCTTCCAGGACGTGCTCACCAAGAAGCTCTTCTTCTTCTCGG GTCGGCGTTTCTGGGTGTACACGGGCAGCAGCGTGGTGGGCCCCCGCGGGATCGAGAAGCTGGGCATCAGCAAGGAGGCAGAGCGGATCTCGGGGGCCCTGCAGCGGGGGCGCGGCAAGGTGCTGCTCTTCAGTGGGGAGAAGTACTGGAG gctggATGTGAAAGTCCAGAAGGTGGATAAGGGCTACCCACGTCTCACTGATGACACCTTTGCCGGCGTGCCCCTCAATGCCCACAATGTCTTCCTCTACCAAG GAAAGTACCACTTCTGCCAGGACCGTTTCTACTGGCGAATGACCCCACGCTACCAGGTGGAGCAAGTGGGCTACGTGAAATACGACATCCTGAACTGCCCGGAGCAGTAG
- the MMP9 gene encoding matrix metalloproteinase-9 isoform X1 yields MGLTLLAPLAMGLLALSCWAAPLHSKPQAVISFPGELVSNVTDLQLAESYLLRFGYVEAEGQTRSRQMSLGKALRRMQKQLGLEETGELDANTLDAMRAPRCGVPDVGSFLTFEGDLKWDHNDLTYRVLNYSPDLDASVIDDAFARAFKVWSDVTPLTFTRLQSGEADIMIQFGVQEHGDGYPFDGKDGLLAHAFPPGKGVQGDAHFDDDEFWTLGTGIVVKTSYGNANGAACHFPFTFEGQSYSTCTSEGRSDGLPWCATTPSYDRDKVYGFCPSEFLYTYDGNSDGAKCVFPFLFEGKSYDACTTAGRSDGYRWCATTASFDQDKKYGFCPNRDTAVIGGNSQGDPCVFPFTFLGQTYSACTSEGRQDGKLWCSTTSDYDTDHKWGFCPDQGYSLFLVAAHEFGHSLGLDHSSVREALMYPMYSYIKDFHLHPDDVSGIQFLYGRGSGPKPPAPTTRAPDVPDQTTRQAEDTTTTAEPDDSPWPTEPSPVDPSNDACKVNSFDAITEINGELHFFKSGNYWKSSVSRKRAIQGPFRIKATWPALPAPIDAAFQDVLTKKLFFFSGRRFWVYTGSSVVGPRGIEKLGISKEAERISGALQRGRGKVLLFSGEKYWRLDVKVQKVDKGYPRLTDDTFAGVPLNAHNVFLYQGKYHFCQDRFYWRMTPRYQVEQVGYVKYDILNCPEQ; encoded by the exons ATGGGGCTCACTCTCCTGGCCCCGCTAGCCATGGGGCTCCtggccctgagctgctgggctgcACCACTCCACTCCAAGCCCCAGGCTGTGATCTCTTTCCCCGGGGAGCTGGTCAGTAATGTGACGGATCTACAGCTTGCAGAG AGCTACCTGCTGCGCTTCGGCTATGTGGAGGCAGAGGGGCAGACCCGCAGCAGGCAGATGTCCCTGGGCAAGGCGCTCAGGAGGATGCAGaaacagctggggctggaggagacgGGGGAGCTGGATGCCAACACGTTGGATGCCATGCGGGCACCTCGCTGCGGTGTCCCCGATGTGGGCAGCTTCCTCACCTTCGAAGGAGACCTCAAGTGGGATCACAATGACCTCACTTACCG GGTTCTGAACTACTCCCCAGACCTGGACGCCTCTGTGATAGACGATGCCTTTGCGCGAGCCTTCAAGGTGTGGAGTGACGTGACCCCGCTCACCTTCACCCGGCTGCAGAGCGGCGAGGCTGACATCATGATCCAGTTTGGCGTCCAGG AGCACGGAGACGGGTATCCGTTTGACGGGAAGGACGGACTTCTGGCCCACGCTTTCCCCCCTGGCAAAGGGGTTCAGGGAGATGCCCACTTCGACGATGACGAGTTCTGGACGCTGGGAACAGGGATAG tgGTAAAAACCAGCTACGGGAATGCCAACGGGGCCGCCTGCCACTTCCCCTTCACCTTCGAAGGACAGTCCTACTCCACCTGCACCTCGGAGGGGCGCTCCGACGGGCTGCCCTGGTGCGCCACCACCCCCAGCTACGACAGGGACAAGGTCTACGGCTTCTGCCCCAGCGAGT TTCTCTACACCTACGACGGCAACAGCGACGGGGCCAAGTGCGTCTTCCCCTTCCTCTTCGAGGGGAAGTCCTATGACGCCTGCACCACCGCTGGGCGCTCTGATGGCTACCGCTGGTGCGCCACCACCGCCAGCTTCGACCAGGACAAGAAATACGGGTTCTGCCCCAACAGAG ACACAGCTGTGATTGGCGGGAACTCCCAGGGTGACCCATGCGTGTTCCCGTTCACCTTCCTGGGCCAGACCTACAGTGCGTGCACCAGCGAGGGGCGGCAGGACGGGAAGCTCTGGTGTTCCACCACCAGCGACTACGACACCGACCACAAGTGGGGCTTCTGTCCCGACCAAG GTTACAGCCTCTTCCTGGTTGCTGCCCATGAGTTCGGCCATTCTCTGGGCCTGGACCACTCGAGTGTCCGCGAGGCCTTGATGTACCCCATGTACAGCTACATCAAGGACTTCCACCTGCACCCAGACGATGTCAGCGGCATCCAATTCCTCTACG GCCGCGGCTCTGGTCCCAAGCCCCCAGCACCAACGACGCGGGCGCCAGACGTCCCTGACCAGACAACCAGACAAGCCGAGGACACCACAACCACGGCCGAGCCTGACGACTCCCCCTGGCCAACTGAGCCCAGCCCCGTGGACCCCAGCAACGATGCCTGCAAAGTGAATTCCTTCGACGCCATCACTGAGATCAATGGGGAGCTGCATTTCTTCAAGAGCGG GAATTACTGGAAAAGCTCTGTGTCCCGGAAGAGGGCGATTCAGGGCCCATTCCGGATCAAGGCCACGTGGCCAGCCCTTCCGGCCCCGATCGACGCTGCCTTCCAGGACGTGCTCACCAAGAAGCTCTTCTTCTTCTCGG GTCGGCGTTTCTGGGTGTACACGGGCAGCAGCGTGGTGGGCCCCCGCGGGATCGAGAAGCTGGGCATCAGCAAGGAGGCAGAGCGGATCTCGGGGGCCCTGCAGCGGGGGCGCGGCAAGGTGCTGCTCTTCAGTGGGGAGAAGTACTGGAG gctggATGTGAAAGTCCAGAAGGTGGATAAGGGCTACCCACGTCTCACTGATGACACCTTTGCCGGCGTGCCCCTCAATGCCCACAATGTCTTCCTCTACCAAG GAAAGTACCACTTCTGCCAGGACCGTTTCTACTGGCGAATGACCCCACGCTACCAGGTGGAGCAAGTGGGCTACGTGAAATACGACATCCTGAACTGCCCGGAGCAGTAG